One Candidatus Hydrogenedentota bacterium DNA window includes the following coding sequences:
- a CDS encoding DUF1559 domain-containing protein, with product MRKYTLGRFLLEFGGLTIVLVVTVLLALPYFGRAREASRRSSCQANLKQMGIVCKMYSNESKGEMWPSRSPIPDNWIPDTGYLYPEYLSDLSILICPDSPFVLSNDFSSMRGERGVPDSSCVSSLFYTYTGSAMCSDEEAWALFESQSRDWTPENRDLELDVPVWQGSGRVLCGGQAGIPVMWDRVSEYDDEFSHTPLGINVLHMDGHVEFVNYSAYNDSSWFPATRVCAETFGSVLPRMPSYCYGD from the coding sequence ATGCGAAAGTACACACTTGGCCGATTCCTGCTTGAGTTCGGAGGTCTGACAATCGTTCTTGTCGTGACGGTCCTACTTGCCTTGCCATATTTCGGGCGCGCGCGCGAAGCCTCACGCCGCAGTTCCTGTCAAGCCAACCTGAAACAAATGGGTATTGTCTGCAAGATGTACTCCAACGAATCAAAGGGCGAGATGTGGCCTTCCAGAAGCCCGATTCCTGACAATTGGATCCCCGATACGGGCTACTTATACCCAGAATACCTCTCCGACCTTTCCATATTGATCTGCCCGGACAGCCCATTTGTCCTCTCGAATGACTTCAGTTCCATGCGAGGTGAAAGGGGTGTGCCGGATTCCTCGTGCGTGTCGTCGCTGTTCTACACCTACACAGGTTCGGCGATGTGCAGTGATGAGGAGGCTTGGGCGCTATTTGAATCGCAGTCCAGAGACTGGACACCGGAGAACAGGGATTTGGAGCTCGACGTGCCTGTCTGGCAGGGCAGCGGACGTGTTCTATGCGGAGGACAGGCCGGGATTCCTGTCATGTGGGACCGTGTCTCCGAGTATGACGACGAGTTTTCTCATACTCCGCTCGGCATCAACGTGTTGCACATGGACGGTCACGTCGAGTTTGTGAACTACTCTGCCTACAACGACTCAAGCTGGTTTCCCGCCACGCGCGTGTGCGCGGAGACCTTTGGCAGCGTGCTGCCAAGAATGCCTAGCTACTGCTACGGAGATTGA